A region from the Cannabis sativa cultivar Pink pepper isolate KNU-18-1 chromosome 9, ASM2916894v1, whole genome shotgun sequence genome encodes:
- the LOC133030963 gene encoding spore wall protein 2-like produces MRPTAGEFKALKLSSFKFDTDYNSYKSVPVPEEPSVAQSDISVKLDAFSEKFDGLEVKIDLLHTSQQKISSDLVELQEFVSAQFVSFGAQMASMQTQFSTVFADSYAKDKGSDSSNDDGGSGNEEDFDLDESEETDDNEEENVMGDEEGEGSEGEEKDGQANEDSESKEKNDKASDDECTDSEEKVDK; encoded by the exons ATGAGGCCCACTGCtggtgagttcaaagctttgaaactGAGCAGTTTCAAGTTTGACACTGACTACAACTCTTACAAGAGTGTTCCTGTTCCCGAAGAGCCTTCTGTTGCTCAGAGTGACATTTCTGTCAAGCTTGATGCTTTTTCTGAGAAATTTGATGGGTTGGAGGTGAAGATCGATTTGTTGCATACTTCCCAACAGAAGATTTCatctgatttggttgagttgcaAGAGTTTGTGTCTGCACAGTTTGTTTCTTTTGGTGCTCAGATGGCTTCAATGCAGACACAGTTTTCTACTGTTTTTGCCGATTCTTATGCTAAG GACAAAGGCAGTGACTCTTCCAATGATGATGGTGGAAGTGGTAATGAAGAAGATTTTGATTTAGATGAATCTGAAGAAACTGATGACAATGAAGAAGAGAATGTTATGGGTGATGAAGAAGGTGAGGGTAGTGAAGGTGAAGAGAAGGATGGTCAAGCTAATGAAGATTCTgagtcaaaagaaaaaaatgataaggCCAGTGATGATGAATGCACTGATAGTGAGGAGAAGGTAGATAAGTAG